Proteins encoded within one genomic window of Ferroacidibacillus organovorans:
- a CDS encoding metal-sulfur cluster assembly factor, producing MIDLDDVRERIKEVYDPEIGINVVDLGLIYAIEEQEPGTLHIEMTMTTPGCPAHDTLSQAVEWAAAQAAGVAMVYVDVVWDPPWSPASMSEEARAQLRI from the coding sequence GTGATTGATTTAGATGATGTACGGGAAAGGATAAAGGAAGTGTATGACCCGGAGATTGGGATTAACGTGGTGGATTTAGGGTTGATCTATGCAATCGAAGAACAAGAGCCAGGGACGCTGCATATCGAAATGACCATGACAACGCCGGGTTGCCCTGCACATGATACATTGAGTCAGGCCGTGGAGTGGGCGGCGGCACAGGCGGCGGGTGTGGCCATGGTCTATGTCGATGTGGTGTGGGACCCACCGTGGTCGCCTGCGAGTATGTCAGAAGAAGCGAGGGCTCAATTGCGAATCTAA
- a CDS encoding 2-oxoglutarate dehydrogenase E1 component, with translation MEAKEAEEVLRQFAGPNVGYVEELYERFRKDPLSVDEETRAWFQTHAMPAPGLPQAVNHGETKRVLSAVPRQMSEGRFVLEHAHTASEEERAWLEGMLEKPSIEKREDLRRETLMRLLEVDEFEKFLHRVFPGQKRFSLEGLDMLVPMLDELVRAAAASGVKTVMMGMAHRGRLNVLAHVLGKPYGDIFSEFHTSPNKDLVPSEGSRGINDGWTGDVKYHLGAHRDLREDTVREVRIILANNPSHLEFVDPVVEGYARAAQDRRDRMGQPVFHQDHAMAVLVHGDAAFPGEGVVAETLNLSRLEGYQTGGTIHIIANNQLGFTAEAREGRSTHYASDLAKGFEIPVVHVDADDPDACLFAVQMAYAYRQHFHRDFLIDLVGYRRWGHNEMDDPFVTQPQMYEHITSHPVVRQIYGERLLSDGVVTSEEIERAVDLINKKLGEAFSAVKQGETRQMAPADTTFRAPQQDSIPPVSRERLQELNEALLSYPSSFAVYKKLEKTLERRRGVFRENGGVDFAHAESLAFAAILAEGTPIRLSGQDSQRGTFSQRNLVFHDRMVEKTHCPLQHLPQAKASFAVYNSPLSEAAVMGFEYGYTIQAKEALVIWEAQFGDFANAGQVIIDQFLSSGRSKWLQSSGLVLLLPHGYEGQGPEHSSARLERYLQLSAENNWRVAYPTTAAQYFHLLRSQAALLRVDPRPLIVMTPKSLLRHPQAQSTVGELAEGWFQPVLHEFTEKRDAVQQLILCSGKVAIDLLHALSTSPLSSEIALARVEQLYPFPASFLRDIFHAYKNLRQVVWAQEEPKNMGAWSYMAARLPEVLSKDVLIRYVGRPDRASPAEGVAGMHDYFQRQVVEEALRLSPDSADEAKERVTSDERYTRA, from the coding sequence GTGGAGGCAAAAGAAGCGGAAGAAGTCTTGCGGCAATTTGCGGGACCAAACGTAGGTTATGTCGAGGAGTTGTATGAACGCTTCAGAAAAGATCCGCTTAGTGTCGACGAGGAGACCCGAGCGTGGTTTCAAACTCACGCAATGCCTGCGCCGGGCTTGCCCCAAGCTGTGAACCATGGCGAAACAAAGCGTGTTCTATCTGCGGTGCCGCGCCAGATGAGTGAAGGACGATTCGTATTGGAGCATGCGCACACAGCGAGCGAGGAAGAGCGCGCCTGGCTTGAGGGGATGCTTGAGAAGCCAAGCATTGAGAAGCGAGAGGATCTGCGCCGGGAGACGCTTATGCGCCTGCTTGAGGTGGACGAGTTTGAGAAATTTCTCCATCGGGTGTTTCCAGGGCAGAAAAGGTTTTCACTAGAAGGTCTTGACATGCTTGTGCCCATGCTGGATGAACTCGTCAGGGCTGCTGCCGCCTCAGGCGTCAAGACGGTGATGATGGGCATGGCGCACCGTGGCCGTTTAAATGTGTTGGCGCACGTGTTGGGGAAACCCTATGGAGACATTTTTTCAGAGTTTCACACGTCACCGAACAAGGATCTTGTTCCGTCTGAAGGATCCCGTGGAATCAATGACGGATGGACGGGGGACGTGAAATACCACCTTGGCGCGCATCGCGATCTCCGAGAAGACACTGTCCGGGAAGTGCGCATCATCTTGGCGAACAATCCGAGTCATCTTGAATTTGTCGATCCCGTGGTTGAAGGCTATGCGCGTGCGGCACAGGATCGACGCGACAGGATGGGACAGCCTGTGTTTCATCAAGATCACGCGATGGCTGTCCTGGTTCACGGAGACGCTGCGTTTCCAGGCGAGGGTGTCGTCGCCGAAACCTTGAACTTGTCAAGGCTCGAAGGATATCAAACCGGCGGCACGATTCATATCATCGCAAACAACCAACTCGGGTTCACCGCTGAAGCGCGTGAAGGTCGTTCAACGCACTACGCGAGCGATTTGGCCAAAGGATTTGAGATTCCTGTGGTGCATGTCGATGCGGATGATCCTGACGCGTGCCTGTTTGCTGTGCAAATGGCGTATGCGTATCGGCAACACTTCCACCGCGATTTTTTGATTGATTTGGTGGGGTATCGTCGATGGGGCCACAACGAGATGGATGATCCGTTTGTCACTCAACCTCAAATGTATGAACATATCACATCACACCCGGTCGTGCGCCAGATCTATGGAGAGCGCTTGTTGAGCGATGGTGTCGTTACGAGTGAAGAGATTGAACGCGCAGTGGATCTTATCAACAAGAAATTGGGAGAGGCGTTTTCCGCAGTCAAACAGGGAGAGACGCGGCAGATGGCGCCTGCTGACACCACGTTTCGCGCGCCGCAACAGGACAGCATCCCACCCGTTTCACGCGAGCGACTTCAGGAATTGAACGAAGCGCTACTGAGTTATCCGTCTTCTTTTGCAGTTTATAAAAAATTAGAGAAAACGCTTGAACGCAGGAGAGGGGTCTTTAGAGAAAACGGGGGCGTGGATTTCGCCCACGCCGAAAGCTTGGCGTTTGCTGCGATCTTGGCGGAAGGAACACCGATCCGGCTATCTGGGCAGGATTCACAGCGGGGGACGTTTAGTCAAAGAAATCTCGTCTTCCACGATCGAATGGTTGAAAAGACACACTGTCCGCTACAGCATCTTCCTCAGGCCAAGGCGTCTTTTGCTGTATACAACAGCCCCCTCTCGGAGGCGGCAGTGATGGGTTTTGAGTATGGGTATACCATCCAGGCAAAAGAAGCACTCGTGATTTGGGAAGCGCAGTTTGGCGATTTTGCAAACGCCGGACAGGTGATCATCGATCAGTTTTTATCTTCGGGACGATCCAAATGGCTACAGTCGTCAGGACTTGTACTCCTGCTTCCGCACGGATACGAAGGTCAAGGGCCGGAGCATTCAAGTGCTCGTCTTGAGCGGTACTTGCAACTCTCTGCAGAGAATAACTGGCGCGTTGCCTATCCGACGACTGCCGCTCAGTATTTTCATTTGCTGCGGTCACAGGCGGCACTGCTGCGCGTCGATCCGCGGCCGCTGATTGTCATGACGCCAAAGAGCCTGCTGCGTCATCCCCAGGCGCAATCAACCGTCGGCGAACTGGCAGAAGGCTGGTTTCAACCCGTTCTTCATGAATTTACCGAGAAGCGCGATGCGGTTCAACAGTTGATCCTGTGTTCTGGCAAAGTGGCGATTGATCTTTTGCATGCGTTATCCACATCCCCTCTATCAAGCGAGATTGCACTCGCGCGTGTTGAACAACTCTATCCCTTTCCTGCGTCTTTCCTGCGTGATATTTTCCACGCGTACAAAAACCTTCGCCAGGTGGTGTGGGCGCAAGAAGAGCCTAAAAACATGGGGGCGTGGAGTTATATGGCGGCACGGTTGCCAGAGGTGCTCTCAAAAGACGTCTTGATTCGCTACGTGGGTCGACCAGATCGCGCGAGTCCGGCTGAAGGAGTGGCGGGCATGCATGATTATTTTCAGCGACAGGTGGTTGAAGAGGCGCTTCGGTTATCGCCCGATTCTGCAGATGAAGCAAAAGAGAGGGTGACGAGCGATGAGCGATATACGCGTGCCTGA
- a CDS encoding DUF2249 domain-containing protein, with amino-acid sequence MTRRLIDLDVREMLRAREEPFQRIMAAVSELEPMDVLQLHATFKPDPLLNVLLKRGLRHAVLQLDEEHFVVDFYKSEEELPYFHLDNRGLEPPQPMVRTLEFLEKRSEIKDGALGLEIWNERVPAFLLPELDDAGFSYNLIEDPDGTVCVRIARSSGEV; translated from the coding sequence ATGACCAGGCGCCTGATTGACCTTGACGTCCGCGAAATGCTCCGCGCGCGCGAAGAACCGTTTCAACGCATCATGGCGGCGGTCTCTGAACTGGAGCCGATGGATGTCTTGCAACTTCACGCCACATTCAAACCAGATCCACTCTTGAATGTGCTTTTAAAGCGTGGACTTCGTCACGCGGTGCTGCAGCTTGATGAGGAACACTTTGTCGTCGATTTTTACAAGTCAGAAGAGGAACTTCCGTATTTCCACTTGGACAATCGGGGCCTTGAACCGCCGCAACCCATGGTGAGGACACTGGAATTTCTTGAGAAGCGGTCAGAGATCAAAGATGGCGCTTTGGGACTTGAAATCTGGAATGAAAGAGTTCCGGCATTTCTCCTGCCAGAACTAGACGACGCGGGATTTTCGTACAATTTGATTGAAGATCCCGACGGAACAGTGTGTGTCCGCATTGCGCGCTCCTCTGGTGAAGTATAA